The genomic DNA CACGAGTACCGCGCACACGCCCCACTTCATCAGCCCCCAGTGCTTGCGCATGCCCATCTCCCCTCCGGTTGGTTGGCCGGCAAGGTGTGCACGCGGAGTGTGAGCGCCAAAAGCGCCCGGCCGCTCGCCTGGGTACATGCCGGACGCTCGGCGACGGAAACGATACAGGGCGCGACTCCACGCGAGGTCAGCGAAGGCGGAAGCGAAGATCGAGGGGTGTTCCCAGCACGCGCGGCGTCTTCCCCTCGGCTGTCACCAGCAGACAGCTGTGATCACCGAGGAGGGGGAGACGCACGGCCCTGGAGCCTACCCAGAGACGTGGCGCGAGTCTCTCCGCTGCCCGACAGTCGGCGAGACCGTGCGTTGTTCCCCGGACTTGGCTGACACATCTTCGCCTGGGCGCGTTGACCGCCCGCGTGTCCACACCCGGAGCCCTCTTCCATGAACCCGCGACACCTCGTGAAGCACGCCTTGCCCTGGCTGGTGCTCGCCCTGGCGATGGCCTCCATCGGATACACGTGGAAGTGGGCCCTCGCGAAGTCGTCCGAGCGCCACCGGATGCACCACGCGTTCACCACCGGCACGACGCAGTACATCTTCGGCTTGTGCCCGAGCACCTCGCTCGTGGAGGCCACGCCCGAGTGGGCGCGCACCATGAAAGGACACTGTCAGGCCCACCAGCCCACCTGGGGCCGTGTGGAGAACGGCGTCCCCCGCACGACGAACCTCGACATCGAGACGGGCTCGACGTGGGAAGCGCTCCAACTGCTCTCCCGGCTCGTGCTGGAGATCTCCCCGGGCAAGATGCTGTCCCTGGTGTCGCTGGTGGTCATCTCCCTGGCGGGCGTCCTGGGCCTTCAGCGGCGGGGCTGGCTCCATCGCCAGGGCCTGAATCCGCGCCTGCGCATCACCCGCGGTCCCGCGCTGCTCATGCTCTCCATCGTCCTGCTCGCGCTGAGCGCGTCGCTCGTGCTGCTCGACGAGCAGGAGACGCTGTCGATGTGCCAGATGACGGGCGGAACCTACGCCAACCTGCTCTCCGTCGACGCGCGCTGCTCCCAGCAGACGACGCTGCTGCGCGACACCCAGGCCTTGCTCGAGCAGAAGAAGGGCGAGCTGGATTCGCGGGCCCGGGAGTTGGACGAGCTCAAACGGGAGATCGCCTCACTGGGAGCTGTGCGGGATGCCCTGGGCAACGTCAAGACGGAGCTGCGAAGCCAGAGCGAGAGCACCCAGCAGCTCATCGTGGCCGTCACCGGCGCGACGCTCGATGGCATCACCAAGGCGTTGGATCCGCTCCATGCGGACATGAAGGGGCTGGATGCGTCGCTCAAGACGGATTTCAGGAGGGGTCTGCGCGACGAGTTGCAAGCGGACCTCCGGGACTTGGTGCGCGGCGAGCTGAGGGCCGCGCTCCAGGGCGAGGCGTTCCAGGAGATCCTCCGGCGGGAGGTGCGCGCGGTGGTGAGGGAAGACGTCCGCGCCGTGGTGCGTGGGGAGTTTCAGGAGTCGATGAAGACGGTGTGGGCGGCGAGCCACGCGTCCGACCCGAAGCCCGCGCCCAAGCGCGCGACGGCGGCCGTCTCCCTCACCGCCCAGCCGCCGGCGCCCGAGCGGAGCCGCCCCCCCTCCCTCGCTCCGCGCAAGCGCTGACTTATCCCCCTGCATCCCACCGGCCGGGTCCGTGTGTCCTCCTCGAGCCCACGCCGCCAAGCGGCTCGCATCTACCCCGACGAACCGGGTCACCCACGCTTTTCTCAAACAATGAGTCTCAGCGGACTCGATTCAGGCGGCGCTGTGTGTGACCTGTCGGACAGTCTGCCTTTCCAAGAGCGTTCCTCCGGTTCTTCATGAAAATCGGCTTGGGCCTGAAAAAACCAGTAGACCTGGAATGCGGTTTTAGTGTCTATACAGTTCTGTTGGCGCAACGAACCGCAGCATCCCTTGAGAACGACCCATTCAAAAAGGATCACGCATGCCCAGCCTCAATGACTCTCGCCACGCTCCTGCTCTCGCTTCGGCCCGTGCGTCGTCGTACGCGACGGGGGCGCTTCTCTTGAGCGTCGCGCTCGCAACGGGTTGTGGCTCGGAGCAGGCAGTCGCGGAGAGCGCGCCGACGGTGACCGAGGCGCAGTCCCCGGAGATCCTGGTGGAGCAAGCCGATCCCAGTCAGCCCGTGCAAGCCGCGAGCGATGCGGCTTTCTCTCCCAGCCTCGCTGGCAGCATCAACCTGAACTTCGTCATTGATTCGAATGGAAAGCTGACGCCGTCGTTCTCGGGGACCGAGACACACGTCATCAACAACCTCGAGATAGGGACTTTCAACCTCGGGGCGATCAAGACGTGGGTCGGGAAATACTCCGGGCGCGTGCCCGAGGATGCGTTCCTCCGGAGTCCCACGCCCTGGAACGACCTCTATACCGTCTATGGTTGGCCCGAGGTCCAGACGACCGTGGGGGCCTATTCCGTCCAGGTCCTGGGAACCACCACCCAGCCCGTCGCCCTGGTCAATCGGGACTTCGACAACAGGAACAACAGCACCCCCGCGACCTACACCACCCAGCTGTCCACGCAGGTCAACACCACCTCGACGAGCACCTGGTCGAGCTCCAACACCGTCACCGTGGGCCAGAGCGTCAAGTATGGCTTCACCATCTTCGGGTCGGGTATCGAGGCAACGACGAGCTTCAGCTACGCCCGGAACTGGGGCGAGGGCGGCAGCAAGTCGGTATCGACCACGGTGGGAACGGCGGATACCATCAGCGTGACGGTGCCCGCCTACCAGATGCGGCGTGCGACGCTGTCGGCCACCAAGGGCACGATGCGGATCCGGGTCAAGTACCGGGCCCGGTTGTCGGGCTGCAGCGCGACCAATTACGACCCGAAGCACAACGGGCATCACTTCTACTGCTACAACGTCACGAGCCTGCTGTCCAACGCGGGTCAGCCCACCACCAAGGAGATCACCGAGGACATGGAGATTGGGTATTACTCCAACGCCACCCTCAGCGTGTATGACGCGCAGGGCGTGCGGCAGTCCTCGATTCCCGTGAGCATTCAGTAGCGAGGCGCTGCTCGCTCCAACCGGCAGTCGGGAAGGGGGTACAACGCGTTCATCGCGGGTTGTACCCGTCATTCCTCGCTGACTGCCGTTACCCCCTGCTCGCCCGCTGGCCGCTACGGCGAGGCCGAGGTCGAGCACGTGGTGCGCAGGTGCGTGGCCCACACCTGGCCGCCATCAATGATGTCGGCGGTGCTGATGAAGACGCGTGGGCCCACGCGCAGGAATCCGTACGGGTAGGAGGACTCACCGCCTGGAACCAGGTCCTTGAGCAGCCGCGCGCCTGCTGGGGTGCCGTCCGTCACCCAGGGCTCGATGCCCGTGGTGTTCTCCCCGTCGGCACTGAAAAAGACGAGGTCGTCCGCCGCGGCGTAGAGCGGTGAGGTGTACTCGTCCGACCGGCTCAGCGGCCGGTGCAGCATCAACGTCCCCGCGGCCGTCCCATCGGTCACCCACAGCTGGGCGTCCCGTGGCGCTTGTCTTTCGCCGCTGATGGTCAGGGCGAAGTACAACTTCTTGCCCCCCTCCACCGCGCTGACACCGGTCACGTACGGATACGCCGAGCCCTGGTCCGCATACTCGTTCGGGAGCGTGACGACAGGGGTCTCGGAGCCCCCCGCCAGCGGAATGCGTCTCACGACGATGCGCTGCGTGGTGGGGGACGTGGTCGTCACGTACAGCGAGGAGCCCAGCGCTCCGAGCATGAGGGGCGAGAGCGTGGAGTCATACGTGTGCAGCCGCTGCGTGCCGGCCTTCGTGCCGTCGCTCTTCCACACCGCCGTCGTCCCGTCGGTCCCCTTCACGTAGAAGAAGGCCCACCCGCCCGACATGCGCGTGGAGTACACGCCCGTGCCCGCGGCGCCGACGTCCTTGAGGCGCGCCGTGCCGGCCTTCGTGCCATCTGTCCTCCACAACGCCAGGCCGTTTGCGTCCCGGGTGATGAACAGGAGCGCGCCGCCGAGCTTCAACACCTCGGAGGGGACCGGGCCGCCGAACCCCCCACCGGAGGAGGGGATTACCTCGGGCAGGGCGGCCCGCAGCCGCACAGTGCCCGGGGTCGTGCCATCCGACGTCCACAGCTCGGAGCTCGTGGTCGAGGTGTTTGGATCCTTCACCTGGCGAAAGAAGACGAGCCGCTCGCCCAGGGCGGTCATGTCCACCAGGGAGGAGCCCTCTACTCCGGGCGTCAAGTCCTTCAGGAGCCGTGTGCCGGCGGTGGTGCCATCGCTCACCCATGGCTCCTCGCCGTGGGCGGCATCCACCGCCCGGAAGAAGAGCCGGGAGGAGGAGGGCGTCAGCGATTTCAGCCCCGGAAAGGTCTTCACCGCGACCGTCCCCGCCGGTGTGCCGTCGCTTCGCCACAAGGTCAGCCCGGGGTCGTTGCCAAGCGCGACGAAGTAGAGTCGGCCCTGGAAGTTCACGAAAGAGTACGGCGCCGGAATCGAACGGGGCGGGGCGCCATCGGCAGGCGGGAGCGAGGACTTCATCCGCTGGGTGCTCGCCGCGTCCGGGGGACAGAAGGCCTCCAGCGACTCGGTCTCCTCCCAGCTCTTGGAGGTGAGTTCTCCAGAGGACACCTCCGTGTCCGCCGCCTCAAGAGGCGCTTCGCACCCCTCCAGCATCCCGCATGTCACCAGAACCACGCCCAGCCTGGCCTCCCATCCCGCCATGTTCCCCCCCCGCGTGACGCCTGGTGGACAGGTTAGGGCGCGCCAGGGCTCGTACCAAGTGGTGGCGAAACCCAGGTGCGCTTGTCCGCATGGTCCCCCTGCCAGGAGGTGCAGCCCCTCCCACCGCGCGCCACACCTCCAATGCCTGCTCATCGCCACCAATGCGGGCCTCACCCGCCACGGGCCCGACGTGTGGCGTCCGGTCGGGCGGCCCGAGTACCTGCTCAGCGGAAGTGAACACCGCGCATGTGCCCCAGCCAACCCTGGGCGCCATGCATCCTTCGCCACCGAGCAAGAGGGACTCCATCCAGCCTATGCTTTCGCGGCATGAAGAAAAGCCAACCGCTCATCACGGTGTTCGCAGTGACAGCATTGGGATTCGCCGCGTGCGATCAGGCAACGGAAGAGGAACCCTCGCGCGCTCCACCAGAAGGTACGTACATCGTCGGACCACGCGTTGAAAGCGTGGTCCGTGGCTTCGATGGACGCTACTTCGTCTCGATCCAAGAAACGAACGTGGCCTCGGCCGAAGACGGTACCATCAAGCTCATCAATGAAAATGGCGAGGTCAGCGTCTTCGCCAGCGGCATGAAAGAACCGCGCGGCCTCGACTTCACCGGTACCGAGCTCGTCGTGACCGACCTGGACCGCATCTGGGCAGTGGACAAAGACGGAAACAAGCGCGTCGTCGCTGACAGTACCCGATTTCCCGTCACGGTGAGCAACCTCAACGATCTCTCGGTCGAGCCCGGCGGCAAAACATTGCTCGTCACCGAGATGGGACCTTCGAGCCAGATGCGCCCGGCGGGAAGCACCAACACCTTGCTCCCGGTCAACAGCGCCGAGGCGCAGGCGCTGCCACGGACCGCACGGGTGTTTCGCGTCAATGTCGCCGACGGCACCGTGACCACGGTGCTCGATGCCTCGACAGACAACCGCATCTTCAACGGCGTCTTCGCGAGCAAGAGCGGCAAGATCCTCATCGCCGATTACTTCGGTGGCGATTTGACCGAGATTGCGAACAACCGGCAGCGGACGATCGCCGTGCCTCGCGGCGTCGACGGCATCGGTGAGGACGCGAGCGGAAATCTCTACCTTGGCGTGTTCGAAGAGGGCCGCGTCTACAGGATCGACGCCAACGGCGGAGACCCGACCGTGATCGTCGATGGCCTTGGCTTCCGCGGTGTGGCCGATATCTTCGTCGACGCCGACAATGGCCTGCTCTTGACGCCGAACCTTGGTGCCGGGACGTTGATTGTGCGGAAGCTCCCGTAGGTGTTTCTCCTATTGTCGGGCGTTTCCACGGAGGTGGCGAGCCCCACCCAGTCATGCCCGGACGCGGACCCGCGACCCGGGCTGGAGCTCCTGATTGGCCCTCCTGGGTCCAGGTGGCCCATGGGTGGGACAGTCTGGCCCATGCTGACCCATTCCAGTTTCTCCCGCCCATTGGATAGAAAGGCTTCAACGCGAAGACGCCCCAGTACGCCAGTGAGCGCCAGAAACATCCTTCCCATGCAAGCCAATCCCAATCCTTCTCAAGAGCGGACTCCCGCTGGACTGCTGTCGTTCTTCTCCCAGGCCCATGTTCCCACGGAGTATGGGAATGTGCAGGTCACCGTCTTCGTGGATGAGCGGGTGGTCGGGCGGGGCGCCCCATCCCACGAGCACATGGCCTTGGTCTTTGGCGACGTCCGCGAGGGGGAGGACGTCCTGGTGCGCATCCATTCGGAGTGCTGGACTGGCGAAGCCCTGCATTCGCTCAAGTGTGACTGCCGCGAGCAGCTCGACGCGGCGCTGACCACGATCGCCAAGGCACGCCGCGGGGTGGTGCTCTACCTGCGCCAGGAGGGACGCGGCATCGGACTGGGCAACAAGATCCGCGCGTACGCGCTGCAGAATCAGGGGCTCGACACCTTCGCGGCCAACCGCGCGCTGGGCTTCGCCGACGATCTGCGCGACTTCTCCATCGCCGGGGAGATGCTCGCGTACCTGGGAGTGCGCTCCGTCTCGCTGCTTACCAACAATCCGCTGAAGATCTCCGGCCTGGAGGCGAGCGGCATCCGCGTCGTGAGCCGTCGGCCCATGCCCGCGACGACCAATCCCCACAACGCCAGCTACCTCGAGACGAAGAACGCGCAGATGGGCCATGACATCCGCTCATGGCTGGACGCCCAGGTCGGGGGCCCCTCGCGCATCACCTTCACCGCCGAGCAGGTCGGCGAGCGGGTGGCGGGGCTGGCGCGGGAGATCGCGCGGGACTTCGCGGGCAAGGAACTCGTCGCCGTGGGGGTACTCAGCGGCGGCTTCATGTTCTTCGGGGACCTGCTGCGTCAGCTCCAGCTCGCCCAGGCGGAACTCGGCGTGGCGCCCATCACGTTGCACTGCGGCTTCATGGGTTTGCAGAGCTACGGAGACGGGGAGCGCTCCACGGGCGTCCTGCGGACCACGGCCGATCTGGCGTTCCCGGTCAGTGGCAAGCACGTGCTGCTCATCGAGGACATCGTGGATACGGGAATGACCCTCAGCTATCTGCGCGAGAACCTGGCGCTGCGCCAGCCCGTGGACATCAAGGTCTGCGCGCTGCTGCATCGGAGCCGGCACGCCTCCATCCAACGCCCGCTCGATTACGTCGGCTTCACCCTGGATACCGACGACTTCGTGTTTGGGTATGGAATGGATTACAAGCAGCGCTTCCGCGAGTTGCCCTTCATCGCCACGCGCGGGTAACCCCGCCGAATTCCTCACGGGAAAGCCAATGACCATCCAAAAGCAGATCTACTGCCGCAAGCCGACGCTGTCTGAAATGGAGCAGCTGTTTGCCCTGGGCGCCACGCATGTCGCCTGGGGGGTGGAGCCCTCCGCCGCACCGGAGCTGGAGCTCTCCCGCCGCATCGTCGCCCAGGCGCGCAAGGAGCGCATCGGGACCGTGGTGCTGGTGGGCGAGCCCCGGATCGACGCCCTCGAGCGGGTCGCGCTCGAGGTGGAACCGGACTTCCTGCTCGTCGCGGCGGAGCACATCGGCCAGGGCATCGACGAGCAGGATTTGCCCGGACTGGCCCGCCGGCTGGGTCCCAGGACGGCGCTGATGATGTCCGTCCCCGTGCGCGTGGCGGGCTCCCGCGTGGAGCTGGACTCCATCGCCAGGGCTCAGCGCTATCAGGAGTTCGCGGGCAGCCTCATCCTCGACACCCGCCTGGAGCCCGAGGACGGAGCGCTCTGTGGGTGTCCTCACGCTTCTCCCAGCGCACCAGCAGACGGCGAAACTTGTTGAAGCCACCCGTGGGTGCGCTCCACTACCCACCGCCGGGCCTTCTTGCCGCTCTCCAGCGGCTGGTCCGGTTCGCCACGCCGACGCAGGTGCAGGGTAAAACCGTACTGCACGGCCAGGGCACGCACCCTGTCGTAGTCGTAGCCTTTGTCCAAGCACAACCCTTGAGGGGCATGCTCTGTGGGTGAGGGGCGCTCCACGGGGAGGGACTGGAGGGTGGAGTGCATCAGCTTGTGGTCATTGACGTTGGCGCCAGCAACCCTCAGGCCCAGAGGGGCGCCGCGCCCATCGGTCAGCAGACTCTTCTTGCTGCCCTTCTTCCCCCTGTCGGTGGGGTTGGGCCCTGTCTTCTCCCCTCCCAGCGGGGCCTTCGCCATGGCCCCATCCAGGGCCAGCCATTCCAAGTCGATGCCGACCAGGGCCGCATAGGCATGGAGCCCTTGACGCCAGAATTCTCGGAACACGCCAGCCGCCAGCCACTCGCGGAAGCGCCGGTAGGCCGAGGAGGGATGGCAGATGTCCGTGGCCTTGAGCGCGTCCCACGGCAGGGCAGTGCGCAGGACCAGGAGGATGGCATCCATGGCCTGACGGTCGGGCACTCGTGGGTTATGGCACCCCAGTGGATGCGGCGGTCGCGGCGGCAACAGGGGCTGCATCTTCGCCCACAGTTCGTCCGGCAACCGCCACCCGTCATCCTGATGCACCACTCCCATGGCTCCTGGCCTCGCCTCCATGAGGTCAACCGCCAAGGTCATGTCCTTCTTCCTACTTATGCGGTCAGACGGCCATGCCGGGCTCTTTCCCTCCACGGCCGTCTCCTCAGCGTCCAAGCTCCTACCGAAAGAGGCTCTTAGCGCGTCGTGCGCGCCGACGTCCACGGTCCACGCCCGCGGACACCGGCATTCCACAGGAGGGAGATGGGCCTCCGTGCGTCTGGCCTGTGCTGAGGACAGTTCGCCCTGGCGCGGCCCATGGCACTGCGCTTCCGGGGCCGGCTGCCGTGGCTGTCGGGCCACCCGTGGCGGGCGCGTCAGGCGTTCCAGCGCGGCGTGAAACTGGCGCAAGCCCTGGGCATGCCCTACGAGGAAGCGCTGTGGGGGTGGGAGCTGCCGAGGGCTCCGAGCGCGAGGCGGCCTTCACCCGGGCCCATGAGGGCTTCAGTCGCTTGGGGTGCGTGGAGCTCTCGCGCCGGGCGGGCTAAGGGGAATACCGAAGTCCTTTTCACGTGCTCACCATGCCACACCTGCCTCCTCCGCATTCGCCCCTGGCTCGCTCGACGCTCATCAAGATGGGGGTACGCATCGCGGTGGTCATCGCGCTGTCGACGTTCTTCAGCTTCCTGCACATGCGGCACACGCTGCGGGCCGAGGCCCTGGCGCAGCTCTCCCAGTACGTGGAGCAGCGCGGCACCCAGGAGGAGTCCATCTTCCTGCTGGCCGAGGACACCCAGGCGCTGCTCGCCCGAGACATGGAGGCGCGGGTGCGCGCCGCCCCGGCTCCTGACGAGGACGCGCGCTTCCACCGCCTGTTCACGCGGCTGCCCGACGGCACCGTGCGCACCCGGCCCGCGGGCTCCGAGGGCACGCCGTGGGTGGGCGCCTTCATTCCCCCGGGCGTCGCGCTGGATGCCGGGCTGCGCCACCGCGTCCTGGTCGCGTATGACGTGCTCGCCCAGTACGGCCCCGCCTTCCGCGTCCGCTTCGTCGACACCTTCATCACCCTGCCCGAGGGGCCGATGCTCACCTACTGGCCCGAGCGCCCCAACATCAACCTGGAGGTCGACTCCAGCTTCAATCCGCTCTCCCTGGAGTACTTCCAGACAAGCCTGCCCGGCAACAACCCCACGCGGCGGCCGGTTTGGACCCGGGTCTCCAAGGAGGAGGTTGCCGCGAAGTGGATGGTCACGGTCACCACGCCCCTGGACGTGGACGGCCGTTACGTGGCGGCCCTCAGCCATGACGTCATGCTCGAGGAGCTGATCAGCCGCACCCTCAATGACCACCTGCCCAAGTCGTACAACATCCTCTTCCGCGACGACGGCGAGCTCATCGCCCATCCGCGGATGAAGGCGTCCGGCGGGCAGCTCATGCCCGAAGAGGAGCAGGAGCAGCTGCGCGAGCTCATGGAGCGCGTGAGAAACCGCCAGGGCGAGCCCGTGGTGGAGCTGCCCTCTCAAGGGGTGTGGCTCGCCGTGGCGCGGCTGCACGGCACGGACTGGAACTTCGTCACCGTGCTGCCCGAGCACGTGGTGTCCCAGCCCGCCATCCAGGCAGCGCGCATCGTGCTGCTGCTCGGCGTGCTGTCGCTGCTCCTGGAGCTGGTCATCATGTCCTGGGTGCTGCGCAAGCAGATCAGCCGGCCTCTGCTGGACTTCACCCAGGCCACCGCGCGCATCTCCTCGGGCGACTTCCAGGTGAACCTGAACACCGCGCGCGAGGACGAGCTGGGCCAGCTGGGCAAGGCCTTCGAGGCCATGGCCACCCGGCTGCGCCGCCGCGAGGAGGACCTGCGCGCGGCCAACGAGGGGCTCGAGCAGCGCGTGGAGGAGCGCACGCGCGAGCTCAAGTCGGTCCACCAGCAGCTG from Melittangium boletus DSM 14713 includes the following:
- a CDS encoding follicular epithelium yolk protein subunit, with the protein product MSVALATGCGSEQAVAESAPTVTEAQSPEILVEQADPSQPVQAASDAAFSPSLAGSINLNFVIDSNGKLTPSFSGTETHVINNLEIGTFNLGAIKTWVGKYSGRVPEDAFLRSPTPWNDLYTVYGWPEVQTTVGAYSVQVLGTTTQPVALVNRDFDNRNNSTPATYTTQLSTQVNTTSTSTWSSSNTVTVGQSVKYGFTIFGSGIEATTSFSYARNWGEGGSKSVSTTVGTADTISVTVPAYQMRRATLSATKGTMRIRVKYRARLSGCSATNYDPKHNGHHFYCYNVTSLLSNAGQPTTKEITEDMEIGYYSNATLSVYDAQGVRQSSIPVSIQ
- a CDS encoding ELWxxDGT repeat protein gives rise to the protein MVLVTCGMLEGCEAPLEAADTEVSSGELTSKSWEETESLEAFCPPDAASTQRMKSSLPPADGAPPRSIPAPYSFVNFQGRLYFVALGNDPGLTLWRSDGTPAGTVAVKTFPGLKSLTPSSSRLFFRAVDAAHGEEPWVSDGTTAGTRLLKDLTPGVEGSSLVDMTALGERLVFFRQVKDPNTSTTSSELWTSDGTTPGTVRLRAALPEVIPSSGGGFGGPVPSEVLKLGGALLFITRDANGLALWRTDGTKAGTARLKDVGAAGTGVYSTRMSGGWAFFYVKGTDGTTAVWKSDGTKAGTQRLHTYDSTLSPLMLGALGSSLYVTTTSPTTQRIVVRRIPLAGGSETPVVTLPNEYADQGSAYPYVTGVSAVEGGKKLYFALTISGERQAPRDAQLWVTDGTAAGTLMLHRPLSRSDEYTSPLYAAADDLVFFSADGENTTGIEPWVTDGTPAGARLLKDLVPGGESSYPYGFLRVGPRVFISTADIIDGGQVWATHLRTTCSTSASP
- a CDS encoding SMP-30/gluconolactonase/LRE family protein, translated to MKKSQPLITVFAVTALGFAACDQATEEEPSRAPPEGTYIVGPRVESVVRGFDGRYFVSIQETNVASAEDGTIKLINENGEVSVFASGMKEPRGLDFTGTELVVTDLDRIWAVDKDGNKRVVADSTRFPVTVSNLNDLSVEPGGKTLLVTEMGPSSQMRPAGSTNTLLPVNSAEAQALPRTARVFRVNVADGTVTTVLDASTDNRIFNGVFASKSGKILIADYFGGDLTEIANNRQRTIAVPRGVDGIGEDASGNLYLGVFEEGRVYRIDANGGDPTVIVDGLGFRGVADIFVDADNGLLLTPNLGAGTLIVRKLP
- the ribA gene encoding GTP cyclohydrolase II, whose product is MQANPNPSQERTPAGLLSFFSQAHVPTEYGNVQVTVFVDERVVGRGAPSHEHMALVFGDVREGEDVLVRIHSECWTGEALHSLKCDCREQLDAALTTIAKARRGVVLYLRQEGRGIGLGNKIRAYALQNQGLDTFAANRALGFADDLRDFSIAGEMLAYLGVRSVSLLTNNPLKISGLEASGIRVVSRRPMPATTNPHNASYLETKNAQMGHDIRSWLDAQVGGPSRITFTAEQVGERVAGLAREIARDFAGKELVAVGVLSGGFMFFGDLLRQLQLAQAELGVAPITLHCGFMGLQSYGDGERSTGVLRTTADLAFPVSGKHVLLIEDIVDTGMTLSYLRENLALRQPVDIKVCALLHRSRHASIQRPLDYVGFTLDTDDFVFGYGMDYKQRFRELPFIATRG
- a CDS encoding IS5 family transposase (programmed frameshift), producing MGVVHQDDGWRLPDELWAKMQPLLPPRPPHPLGCHNPRVPDRQAMDAILLVLRTALPWDALKATDICHPSSAYRRFREWLAAGVFREFWRQGLHAYAALVGIDLEWLALDGAMAKAPLGGEKTGPNPTDRGKKGSKKSLLTDGRGAPLGLRVAGANVNDHKLMHSTLQSLPVERPSPTEHAPQGLCLDKGYDYDRVRALAVQYGFTLHLRRRGEPDQPLESGKKARRWVVERTHGWLNKFRRLLVRWEKREDTHRALRPRAPGGCRG
- a CDS encoding ATP-binding protein, which gives rise to MPHLPPPHSPLARSTLIKMGVRIAVVIALSTFFSFLHMRHTLRAEALAQLSQYVEQRGTQEESIFLLAEDTQALLARDMEARVRAAPAPDEDARFHRLFTRLPDGTVRTRPAGSEGTPWVGAFIPPGVALDAGLRHRVLVAYDVLAQYGPAFRVRFVDTFITLPEGPMLTYWPERPNINLEVDSSFNPLSLEYFQTSLPGNNPTRRPVWTRVSKEEVAAKWMVTVTTPLDVDGRYVAALSHDVMLEELISRTLNDHLPKSYNILFRDDGELIAHPRMKASGGQLMPEEEQEQLRELMERVRNRQGEPVVELPSQGVWLAVARLHGTDWNFVTVLPEHVVSQPAIQAARIVLLLGVLSLLLELVIMSWVLRKQISRPLLDFTQATARISSGDFQVNLNTAREDELGQLGKAFEAMATRLRRREEDLRAANEGLEQRVEERTRELKSVHQQLVQTARRTGMAEIATNVLHNVGNVLTSVYTSSQVAKERVLGMRLDHVSRVAQMLQARQANLAVFLTEDERGKLLTPFLDKLGQNLLDERQEVISLLEDVSRYTEHIGEIVKVQQDYARTPRLYEPVVLSELVEDALRINAAGLTRHHVTVERRLEPVPPIVTDKHKMLMILVNLVSNAKYALDPVPEDSRRLVVLLQRSAEGSIHIALRDNGMGIAPELLTRIFQYGFTTREEGHGFGLHSSALAAQELGGVLKAESEGPGRGATFTLVIPPPPAQAET